A DNA window from Chiroxiphia lanceolata isolate bChiLan1 chromosome 6, bChiLan1.pri, whole genome shotgun sequence contains the following coding sequences:
- the DBX1 gene encoding LOW QUALITY PROTEIN: homeobox protein DBX1 (The sequence of the model RefSeq protein was modified relative to this genomic sequence to represent the inferred CDS: inserted 4 bases in 2 codons), which yields MMFPSLIAPPAVYPSLLRPTPTLTLPQSLQSAFSSHSSFLVEDLIRISRPTSYLPRTXPPPSSMSPPTSAARTDSGTPELPSSTTAGSRRICSPQTSSSDSTFLKFGVNAILSSVPPSETSPALLQSVPPKTFSFPYFEGSFQPFIRSSYFPAASAVVPIPGTFSWPLAARGKPRRGMLRRAVFSDVQRKALEKMFQKQKYISKPDRKKLAAKLGLKDSQVKIWFQNRRMKWRNSKERELLSSGGCREQTLPTKFNPHPDLSDVGKKCSGEEEEEEVPPVXAPPSPRHPLTYHQSPEHLHLRDRPGLPDVSFTIHSSSPSKPSDFSDSEEEDDEGEEEEEEITVS from the exons ATGATGTTCCCCAGCCTCATCGCCCCTCCAGCCGTCTACCCCAGCCTCCTTCGGCCGACCCCCACCCTCACCTTGCCTCAGTCTCTGCAGTCAGCTTTTTCCAGTCATTCCAGCTTTCTGGTGGAAGATTTGATCCGGATCAGCAGACCCACCAGTTACCTGCCCAGGAC GCCCCCCCCGTCCAGCATGTCCCCCCCGACCTCGGCGGCCAGGACGGACTCGGGGACACCGGAGCTCCCCAGCTCCACCACCGCCGGCTCCAGGAGGATCTGTTCGCCGCAGACTTCCAGCAGCGACTCCACTTTCCTGAAGTTTGGAGTCAACGCCATTCTCTCCTCCGTCCCCCCGAGC gAAACCTCCCCTGCGTTACTTCAGAGCGTCCCGCCAAAGACTTTCTCTTTTCCGTACTTTGAAGGATCCTTCCAGCCCTTTATCAGATCTTCCTATTTCCCAG ctgcctctgccgtggtccccatccctggcaccTTCTCCTGGCCACTGGCTGCCCGCGGGAAGCCCCGCCGTGGGATGCTGCGCCGTGCCGTCTTCTCCGACGTGCAGCGCAAAGCGCTGGAGAAGATGTTCCAGAAGCAGAAATACATCAGCAAACCTGACAGGAAGAAGTTGGCGGCCAAGCTGGGCCTGAAGGACTCACAG GTGAAGATCTGGTTCCAGAACAGGAGGATGAAATGGAGGAACTCCAAAGAGAGAGAGCTCCTCTCTTCAGGTGGCTGCAGAGAACAGACCCTACCTACCAAGTTCAACCCTCACCCAGACCTCAGTGACGTAGGCAAGAAATGttcaggagaggaggaggaggaggaagttcCCCCCGT TGCCCCACCCAGCCCCCGGCATCCCTTAACCTACCACCAGTCCCCAGAACATCTACACCTGAGGGACAGACCTGGACTCCCAGATGTCTCCTTCACCATCCATTCTAGCAGCCCCAGCAAACCTTCAGACTTCTCAGACTCAGAGGAAGAGGATGatgaaggggaagaggaagaggaggagataACTGTCTCTTAG